DNA from Deltaproteobacteria bacterium:
GCGGTCGCACTCCTCGTCCGTGATGCGTTGGGCCGCGAGAAAGGCGATCTGCGGCTCCAGAACGAGACGCAGTTCGAAAATATCCGCCAGACGATGCCGTTCCCGGATGAAAACCCGTTCCAGGGCCGATGACAGGCTGGATGCGCTTTGGTCGGCGATGAACGTGCCCGAGCCGGCCTTGCTGATGAGGATTCCCTGCTGTTCGAGGCTTTTTATGGCCTCGCGCACGGAATTGCGCGAAACTTGAAAAAGATCGGCCAGGTGCCGTTCAGGCGGCAGCCTGTCGCCAGGGCGTAGGTTGGTGCGCGCGACCAAATCGCGGATGCGGCTGGAAATGCTTTCGTAGAGTCGCGTCTGTCGGGTTTCCACTCTTGTCCTCCGTGAAAATTGGTCCTACCAATGATGACGGCAGGGGTCAAAGGGCAACAACATTTCGCGTTGGAATATCGGACGAATCAGGGCATGATGCCGACGGGAGGACCACTCATGGACAAGGCGCGCATTCAGGACATTTTCGAGGCGTATTTCGAGAAGTACAAAAAAACCGAGGGAGACCGCACTGTTTGGTCCGCCTACTGGACGGTGTACACCCCTGGTCGCAGTTTCGAGATCAATTTGACCAAGTGCCCGTTGGGGACGCGGTTCAAGATTTTTCACAACACGCGCAAGATCGAGGAAATACACGGGTGGGACGCCTTTTTGGCCAGTCTGGACCGCTTGGAGGCCGCCCACGGACCGGACTTCGAGCGGAACGATTTTTTTGGGCAAATGGCGGACATGCTCTAGGCGGGGCGGATGCGTATTCTCAATATCGAGGCTTCATACTTCACGCGGGTATTCCGAAAGCTCGGCCATGACGTGCTGAGCATCGGTCCCGGCCGGGACTGCGATGTGGTCCTGGACGCGCCGCTCACGGCCCGGAATTTGTTCGAGCTCTTGCGGACGCGTGACTTCTGGCCGGATTTGGCGCTGTGGGCCGATGGCTGTCGACCGCCGTCGGTGCTGGGCCTGGAGCTTTTGCCATGCGTGACCATCGGCTATTCCATCGATCAGTATTGCAATCCCTGGCATGTGCCCTGGTCGATCAGTTTTGATCACATGTTCTTGGCCCAAAAGGACTATGTCCCGCTTTTCGAGCAGGCGGGGCTGCCGCGCCGGGCGGAATGGCTGCCGCTGTTTTTCGACCCATCCGGCGTCGGCGACGGCGGCGTGGAGCGGGATATTCCGGTGAGTTTTGTCGGGACCGTGACCGGTTCCATCAATCGGCGGCGCAAGGATTTTCTCGGCGCCGTCCGTGTCGGGGTCCCCGTGGTTGTCCGTGCCGGAAATTACTATCCGATCTATGGCCGTAGTCAGATCGTGCTCAACCAAAGCGCCGTGGGAGAGGCCAATTTTCGGATTTTCGAGGGCGCCGGCTGCGGCGCGTTGGTGGTCACGGAATCAATCGCCAATGGTTTTGACGAATTATTCCGGGCTGGCGAGGAAATTGCCGTCTACGAACGCGGTAACGTCCAGGACGCGGTCCGCGTTTGCCGCGAGCTTCTGGCCGACCCCGACCGCCTGCGGCGCATGGCCGAGGCCGGGCGCCGGCGGGTCCTGCGCGATCACACGACAGTTGCCCGGGCCAAACGGATTTTGGACGTGGCGTCTGCATTGGGCCGGACCAGATCCTGGGATTGGCGCGGCAAACAGGCCGACCGGGTGGCCCGGGAACTGGGCAAGATGTGCGTGTTTCTGGGGCTGGACCAGGAGCTGCCCCTGCCGCGAGACATGGCCCGGGGATTCACGCGCATGGGTTTGTCCCGCCTGGGCTGAGAGTCGAGGCGATGGGGGCAGGCTCTGGACTGCCCCCATCGATGCTAGAGCGAGTAGAGTTCCTGTCCGCTGAGAATGCGGACATTGTTTTTTTGAAGGACTTCGATGGCCTGATCCGTGCGGTCGAAACGGAAAATGAGGATGGCGTTGTGACCGCTCTGGGTGACGAAGGCGTACATGTATTCCACGTTGACGCCGCCGCTGGTGAGCATGTCCAGAATGGTATGCAGGCCGCCGGGATGATCGCCGATTTCGGCGGCCACGACGCTGGTTCTGCCCACGGTGAAGCCCTTGGCCTTGAGGGCTTCCTTGGCTTTTTCGTTGTCCGTGACGATGAGGCGCAGGATGCCGAAATCCGAGGTGTCGGCCAGGGACAGGGCGCGGATGTTGATGTTGTTTTCGGCCAGGGTCTTGGTCACCTCGGCCAATCGGCCGGCTCTATTTTCCAGAAAGACGGAGATCTGTTCAACTTTCATGGTTCCTCCCGGTCTGGGATGGGGGCGCGGGGGGTCGCGCCTGCCCGGTTTTACGAGTTGCGCTGGTCGATGATGCGCTTGGCCTTGCCCTCGAAACGTTCGATGCTTCGTGGTTCGGACAGGGTCACCTTGGCGGTGACGCCCAGGAATTCTTTGATATTCTTTTGTATCTTGGCTTCGATACGCTGTAAATGCTTGATTTCGTCGGAGAAGAGCTTTTCATCCACCTCGACCTTGACTTCCAGCATGTCCAGACTGCCCTTGCGGGTCAGAATGAGCTGATAGTGCGGGGCCACGCCCTGGGTTTCAAGCAGAATGGTCTCGATTTGCTGCGGGAAGACATTGACGCCCCGGATGATGAGCATGTCGTCGCTGCGGCCCTGGATGCGGCTGATGCGGCGATGTGTCCGGCCGCATTTGCACGGAATGGGATTGATGCGCGTGATGTCGCGGGTGCGATAGCGGACCAGGGGTTGGGCTTCCTTGGTGATGGTGGTGATGACCAGTTCGCCGGTTTCGCCCATGGGCAGTTGTTCGCCTGTTTCCGGGTCGATGATTTCGACCAGGAAATGGTCTTCCCAGATGTGCAGGCCGTCCTGGACGTCGCAACACTCCATGCCCACGCCCGGACCCATGATTTCGGACAGGCCATAAATATCCAGGGCCTTGATGCGCAACTTGTCCTCGATTTCGCAACGCATTTTTTCGCTCCAGGGCTCGGCCCCGAAGATGCCGGTATGCAGCTTGAGATCCTCGATGCTGATGCCGGCTTCTAGAATGGCCTCGTACAAAAAGAGGGCATAGGACGGGGTGCTGCAGATGATGGTCGAGCCGAAGTCGCGCATGAGCATGACCTGG
Protein-coding regions in this window:
- a CDS encoding FadR family transcriptional regulator, with protein sequence METRQTRLYESISSRIRDLVARTNLRPGDRLPPERHLADLFQVSRNSVREAIKSLEQQGILISKAGSGTFIADQSASSLSSALERVFIRERHRLADIFELRLVLEPQIAFLAAQRITDEECDRLDAMIGHQERALAENAAYQEHDLAFHDFIAACTGNEAIAQLMEKLQDMLTESRDEALRSTRRERESLVGHRQIRQALRDRDPKRARRAMTSHLQQTRHCLFTNKGGTDE
- a CDS encoding glycosyltransferase family 1 protein: MRILNIEASYFTRVFRKLGHDVLSIGPGRDCDVVLDAPLTARNLFELLRTRDFWPDLALWADGCRPPSVLGLELLPCVTIGYSIDQYCNPWHVPWSISFDHMFLAQKDYVPLFEQAGLPRRAEWLPLFFDPSGVGDGGVERDIPVSFVGTVTGSINRRRKDFLGAVRVGVPVVVRAGNYYPIYGRSQIVLNQSAVGEANFRIFEGAGCGALVVTESIANGFDELFRAGEEIAVYERGNVQDAVRVCRELLADPDRLRRMAEAGRRRVLRDHTTVARAKRILDVASALGRTRSWDWRGKQADRVARELGKMCVFLGLDQELPLPRDMARGFTRMGLSRLG
- a CDS encoding ACT domain-containing protein, whose translation is MKVEQISVFLENRAGRLAEVTKTLAENNINIRALSLADTSDFGILRLIVTDNEKAKEALKAKGFTVGRTSVVAAEIGDHPGGLHTILDMLTSGGVNVEYMYAFVTQSGHNAILIFRFDRTDQAIEVLQKNNVRILSGQELYSL
- a CDS encoding phenylacetate--CoA ligase, giving the protein MLYDVSNETMPREELEGLQLRRLKSMVERVYYNVPFYQKKFDEIGIRPDQIRSLDDLKYLPFTEKQDLRNNYPFGLFAVPRDNVVRVHASSGTTGKATVVGYTQRDVNTWAELMARSLVCAGASRRDIVHNAYGYGLFTGGLGMHYGVERLGATILPISGGGTRRQVMLMRDFGSTIICSTPSYALFLYEAILEAGISIEDLKLHTGIFGAEPWSEKMRCEIEDKLRIKALDIYGLSEIMGPGVGMECCDVQDGLHIWEDHFLVEIIDPETGEQLPMGETGELVITTITKEAQPLVRYRTRDITRINPIPCKCGRTHRRISRIQGRSDDMLIIRGVNVFPQQIETILLETQGVAPHYQLILTRKGSLDMLEVKVEVDEKLFSDEIKHLQRIEAKIQKNIKEFLGVTAKVTLSEPRSIERFEGKAKRIIDQRNS